One region of Candidatus Omnitrophota bacterium genomic DNA includes:
- a CDS encoding peptidylprolyl isomerase, which produces MIKIHIAALLLAAVFVFPGCGNAKSKPLATVDGKAITVGDFEKRLSKMPAYYKTLAGERKKDFLDDMINEQLIYKEALKRGINREREVKDLLDEAKRKILIAKLMETEVKKSAVSEDKIKEFYELHKDDFVTPLKLRASHIMVDTEDEANEVLRKLKDGGDFAQLAKQYSKDPSKGRGGDLGYFIKGQLMPEIEEVCFKLEVGQTSDIIKTKFGYHIIKLTDRIEPRAVELSEVRDAIEKELKDRAQQRTLDDLVKNLRSKAHVKINEKLLEAGPDK; this is translated from the coding sequence ATGATAAAAATCCATATTGCAGCGCTGCTCTTAGCCGCGGTTTTTGTGTTCCCCGGATGCGGTAATGCGAAATCGAAGCCCCTCGCGACCGTTGACGGCAAGGCCATTACGGTCGGGGATTTCGAGAAGAGGCTTTCCAAGATGCCGGCTTACTATAAGACGCTCGCGGGCGAGCGTAAAAAGGATTTCCTCGATGATATGATAAATGAGCAGCTTATCTATAAGGAAGCGCTCAAACGGGGCATCAACAGAGAGCGAGAGGTAAAGGATCTTTTGGACGAGGCGAAGCGTAAGATACTTATAGCTAAACTGATGGAAACGGAAGTCAAGAAGTCCGCGGTCTCCGAAGACAAGATAAAGGAGTTCTACGAGTTGCACAAGGACGATTTTGTCACGCCGCTTAAGCTGCGGGCGAGCCATATAATGGTCGATACAGAAGACGAGGCCAACGAAGTCCTCCGGAAGCTGAAAGACGGCGGCGATTTCGCGCAGTTGGCTAAGCAATATTCGAAGGACCCCTCGAAAGGGAGGGGCGGCGACCTGGGCTATTTCATAAAAGGGCAGCTGATGCCCGAGATAGAAGAGGTCTGCTTCAAGCTCGAGGTCGGCCAGACGAGCGATATAATCAAGACGAAATTCGGCTACCACATAATAAAACTGACCGACAGGATCGAGCCGAGGGCGGTGGAACTCTCCGAGGTCAGGGACGCCATAGAAAAAGAGTTGAAGGATAGGGCCCAACAGCGGACGCTCGATGATCTTGTCAAGAACCTGAGGTCGAAAGCGCACGTCAAGATAAACGAAAAGCTGTTGGAAGCGGGGCCGGATAAATGA
- a CDS encoding peptidylprolyl isomerase: MRTGISMLLLVLALGLHPQALCQTTGAVNKILAVVNDEVVTETDLDAALGSSIEELKKEFSGDELKAKTEEVRKELLKQMIEDRLILQEAKKYKINVDDFEVEQRLKDVKSRFPSEDAFYSEVERSGVSTDILKKRYKENIMMSKLVNQQVREKIVVTPTEIESYYKKHSAELKAPESVHLFGIVIRFDAGSTEDDIKQKAEDVVKLAREGRDFNELAKVYSQGAKAQEGGDFGIVERGQMRGDFENVIFVLKPGEISDPVKTDAGYFIFKVYEKKESYVRPLQEARSDIEDIIYRDKAQKRYQDWIEKLKRDAFIQVK, from the coding sequence ATGAGGACAGGGATAAGCATGTTATTGTTGGTCCTTGCATTGGGGCTGCATCCCCAGGCCCTTTGCCAGACGACCGGCGCCGTTAACAAGATACTTGCGGTCGTGAACGACGAAGTCGTAACCGAGACAGACCTTGATGCGGCCCTCGGTTCGAGTATCGAGGAGTTAAAGAAGGAATTTTCGGGAGACGAGCTTAAGGCGAAGACGGAAGAGGTGCGCAAGGAACTCCTGAAGCAGATGATAGAGGACAGGCTGATACTCCAGGAAGCGAAAAAATATAAGATTAACGTTGATGATTTCGAAGTGGAGCAAAGGCTGAAAGACGTAAAATCGCGTTTCCCCTCGGAAGACGCCTTTTATTCCGAGGTCGAGAGGTCCGGTGTCTCGACCGACATCCTGAAAAAGCGCTATAAGGAAAATATAATGATGTCCAAGCTCGTGAACCAGCAGGTAAGGGAGAAGATAGTCGTTACTCCCACCGAGATAGAGAGTTATTACAAAAAACATTCGGCAGAACTGAAGGCGCCGGAATCGGTCCATCTCTTCGGTATCGTCATCCGTTTCGATGCGGGAAGCACCGAGGACGACATCAAGCAGAAAGCGGAAGATGTGGTAAAACTCGCCAGGGAAGGCCGCGATTTCAACGAACTGGCCAAGGTTTACTCGCAGGGCGCAAAGGCGCAGGAGGGCGGGGACTTCGGAATTGTCGAGAGAGGGCAAATGCGCGGGGATTTCGAGAATGTCATATTCGTTTTAAAACCGGGTGAGATCAGCGACCCGGTAAAGACCGATGCAGGATATTTTATCTTCAAGGTATACGAGAAAAAAGAGAGTTACGTGCGGCCGCTCCAGGAAGCGCGCAGCGATATAGAGGATATAATATACAGGGATAAGGCCCAAAAGCGGTATCAGGACTGGATAGAGAAACTGAAACGCGATGCTTTTATACAGGTCAAGTAA